A genomic segment from Propionibacteriaceae bacterium ZF39 encodes:
- a CDS encoding RtcB family protein, with translation MTVFPVPLSGVPDVQMWAREADIEPEATEQLRNIARLPWTHGVRVMPDVHLGKGATVGSVIAMANAVAPAAVGVDIGCGMEGVKTSLTAADLPEDLGSLRRAIEDAIPLGRASHDQPVDLRRLDGHLPAVLTDKWGKPELRPFWARFESLTDRVQKLHQRSHQQLGTLGSGNHFIEVCLDTEDNVWLMLHSGSRNIGNELAKIHMATAAKLPHNQGLPDRDLAVFLAGTPEMAAYRNDLMWAQEYAARNRAVMLALIMKIVADRFAGADVQFDKPISCHHNYVAEEVIDGQEMLVTRKGAIRAGLGDLGLIPGSMGTRSYVVRGLGNPASYWSASHGAGRVMSRTKAKKTFSIADLIAQTEGVESRKDAGVIDEIPGAYKDIDAVIEAQRDLVDVVATLRQVVCVKG, from the coding sequence ATGACTGTGTTCCCCGTCCCCCTGTCCGGCGTACCCGATGTGCAGATGTGGGCCCGTGAGGCCGACATCGAGCCCGAGGCGACCGAACAGCTGCGCAACATCGCCCGGCTGCCGTGGACCCACGGCGTCCGCGTGATGCCCGACGTCCACCTCGGCAAGGGTGCGACCGTCGGCTCCGTGATCGCGATGGCGAACGCCGTCGCGCCCGCGGCCGTCGGCGTCGACATCGGTTGTGGCATGGAGGGCGTGAAGACGTCCCTCACCGCCGCCGACCTGCCCGAGGACCTCGGGAGCCTGCGCCGGGCGATCGAGGACGCGATCCCCCTTGGGCGTGCATCGCATGATCAGCCCGTTGACCTGCGGCGCCTGGACGGTCACCTCCCGGCCGTCCTGACGGACAAGTGGGGCAAGCCTGAACTGCGGCCCTTCTGGGCACGGTTCGAGTCGCTCACCGATCGGGTGCAGAAGCTGCACCAGCGGTCGCACCAGCAGCTCGGCACCCTCGGTTCGGGCAATCACTTCATCGAGGTCTGCCTCGACACCGAGGACAACGTCTGGCTCATGCTCCATTCCGGATCCCGCAACATCGGCAACGAGCTCGCGAAGATCCACATGGCGACCGCGGCCAAGCTGCCGCACAACCAGGGCCTGCCGGATCGGGATCTCGCGGTGTTCCTGGCAGGTACGCCCGAGATGGCGGCGTACCGGAACGACCTCATGTGGGCGCAGGAGTATGCGGCGCGCAACCGTGCGGTCATGCTCGCGTTGATCATGAAGATCGTCGCGGACCGATTCGCCGGGGCCGATGTGCAGTTCGACAAGCCGATCTCGTGCCACCACAACTACGTGGCCGAGGAGGTCATCGACGGCCAGGAGATGCTGGTGACCCGCAAGGGTGCGATCCGCGCGGGACTGGGTGACCTGGGTCTGATCCCGGGTTCGATGGGCACGCGGAGCTATGTGGTGCGTGGCCTGGGCAACCCGGCGTCGTATTGGTCCGCGTCCCACGGAGCCGGTCGCGTGATGTCGCGGACGAAGGCGAAGAAGACTTTCTCCATCGCCGACCTCATCGCCCAGACCGAGGGCGTCGAGTCCCGCAAGGACGCCGGGGTGATCGATGAGATCCCGGGTGCCTACAAGGACATCGACGCCGTCATCGAGGCCCAGCGCGACCTCGTCGACGTCGTCGCCACCCTGCGTCAGGTGGTGTGCGTCAAGGGTTGA
- a CDS encoding PLD nuclease N-terminal domain-containing protein — MVRFLPIVVIVLLMIYCVIEVAQSRPDEVRRAPRWLWAAAVIGLPLIGSVAWLFLGRPNARSIADAVDERFPIAPDDDPDFLKRLR; from the coding sequence ATGGTGCGATTCCTGCCGATCGTGGTGATCGTGCTGCTGATGATCTACTGCGTGATCGAGGTGGCGCAGTCCCGACCCGACGAAGTTCGCCGCGCGCCCCGCTGGCTGTGGGCAGCCGCGGTGATCGGTCTGCCGTTGATCGGCTCCGTCGCCTGGTTGTTCCTCGGTCGGCCCAATGCCCGCTCGATCGCGGACGCGGTGGACGAGCGCTTCCCGATCGCCCCGGATGACGACCCGGACTTCCTCAAGCGCCTGCGCTAA
- a CDS encoding 1,4-dihydroxy-2-naphthoate polyprenyltransferase, whose translation MSTFANWLEGARPRTWPAAVSPVLAASGVAWHYDAFDLTLALLCLLVAFALQVGVNFANDYSDGIRGTDADRVGPMRLVGSGAASPQTVKLAAFACFGVAALAGLAIVALSGHWWLLAVGVACILAAWYYTGGKRPYGYAGLGELFVFIFFGLVAVLGTVYVMLDRVPWAAVWVACAIGFLACAILVANNLRDLHGDIKAGKKTLATRLGDGGTRWFYIALLFAAVIAVVLAGTASNMRAAMPGLLFVVVVLPAMRRVREGATGKDLIAVLKATGIAELVCAIGLFVGYLVAA comes from the coding sequence GTGAGCACGTTCGCCAACTGGCTGGAGGGCGCTCGCCCGCGGACCTGGCCCGCAGCGGTGTCACCGGTGCTCGCGGCGTCGGGGGTGGCCTGGCACTACGATGCCTTCGACCTGACCCTCGCCCTCCTCTGCCTTCTCGTGGCGTTCGCACTGCAGGTCGGCGTGAACTTCGCCAACGACTATTCCGACGGCATCCGCGGCACCGACGCCGATCGCGTCGGACCCATGCGACTCGTCGGCTCGGGGGCCGCCTCCCCGCAGACCGTGAAACTGGCGGCGTTCGCCTGCTTCGGCGTCGCGGCTCTGGCCGGGCTGGCGATCGTGGCTCTGAGTGGGCACTGGTGGCTGCTCGCCGTGGGCGTGGCCTGCATCCTCGCGGCCTGGTATTACACCGGCGGCAAGCGCCCCTATGGGTACGCCGGCCTGGGCGAACTGTTCGTCTTCATCTTCTTCGGCCTGGTGGCGGTGCTGGGCACGGTCTATGTCATGCTCGACCGCGTCCCGTGGGCCGCTGTCTGGGTCGCCTGCGCGATCGGCTTCCTGGCCTGCGCGATTCTCGTCGCCAACAACCTGCGCGATCTCCACGGCGACATCAAAGCCGGCAAGAAGACCCTCGCCACGCGTCTGGGCGATGGCGGCACGCGCTGGTTCTACATCGCGCTGCTCTTCGCGGCCGTGATCGCCGTGGTGCTCGCGGGCACCGCCAGCAACATGCGTGCGGCGATGCCCGGCCTGCTCTTCGTCGTCGTGGTGTTGCCCGCCATGCGGCGCGTACGCGAGGGCGCCACCGGCAAGGACCTCATCGCCGTGCTCAAGGCCACCGGTATCGCCGAACTCGTCTGCGCCATCGGCCTGTTCGTCGGCTATCTGGTGGCTGCCTGA
- a CDS encoding NfeD family protein gives MTVFLLIGGVGAALLLLAVLVGDLLDSLFNFDAIDSDFFSFAGLAGFVGALGFAGAIALSVVHSLPIAIVSGVLVGLGVGALAAWLTARLKDPSRDSDSTVRSHHLIGRTGRVIHDIPAGGLGEIRVSVNGHPTKLNARAAEPIGAGTLVEVTAVLSPTSVMVRHGEPVHP, from the coding sequence GTGACGGTCTTCCTGCTCATCGGAGGCGTGGGAGCAGCGCTCCTCCTGCTCGCGGTGCTCGTCGGAGACCTGCTCGATTCCCTGTTCAACTTCGACGCCATCGACAGTGATTTCTTCTCCTTCGCCGGCCTGGCCGGGTTTGTCGGAGCCCTCGGTTTCGCCGGTGCGATCGCGCTGAGCGTCGTGCACAGCCTCCCGATCGCGATCGTGTCGGGCGTGCTGGTGGGGCTGGGGGTCGGCGCACTCGCCGCCTGGCTCACCGCCCGCCTCAAGGATCCGAGCCGCGACTCCGACTCGACCGTGCGCTCCCATCACCTCATCGGCCGCACCGGCCGAGTCATCCACGACATTCCCGCGGGCGGCCTCGGCGAGATCCGCGTGTCCGTCAACGGCCACCCGACCAAACTCAATGCCCGCGCGGCCGAACCGATCGGGGCGGGAACCCTGGTCGAGGTGACGGCCGTCCTTTCCCCGACATCGGTCATGGTGCGTCACGGCGAACCCGTGCATCCCTGA
- a CDS encoding o-succinylbenzoate synthase encodes MPESGFGDSVCFDIGMRTRFRGITRRQGLLWQGPAGWAEWSPFLDYHGDEIRPWLAAAVEAAEVGFPDPVRHQVPVNVTIPAVGPEQAYALAAESGCRTAKVKVAEPGQTLADDLARVEAVRDALGAGGAVRVDANGAWAVDEAVTALRELGRLGLEYAEQPVSTVEELATLRRELLRRGVGVPIAADESIRRSGDPERVKELEAADVAVLKVQPLGGVRRCLELAELLGLPVVVSSALETSVGLAAGVALAAALPELPYACGLNTRALLTDDVTADSLLAVDGMLPVRPITPDADALARCAASEEDAAMWAERLAGAAS; translated from the coding sequence GTGCCTGAGTCGGGTTTCGGGGACAGCGTCTGTTTCGACATCGGCATGCGGACGAGGTTCCGCGGCATCACCCGGCGGCAGGGCCTGCTCTGGCAGGGGCCGGCGGGCTGGGCGGAATGGAGCCCCTTCCTGGATTACCACGGTGACGAGATCAGACCCTGGCTCGCTGCCGCGGTCGAGGCGGCCGAGGTCGGGTTCCCCGATCCGGTACGCCACCAGGTCCCCGTCAACGTCACGATTCCCGCGGTCGGGCCCGAGCAGGCGTACGCCCTCGCCGCCGAGTCCGGCTGTCGCACCGCGAAGGTCAAGGTCGCCGAGCCCGGACAGACCCTGGCGGACGACCTGGCACGCGTCGAGGCCGTGCGCGATGCGCTGGGGGCCGGAGGCGCGGTGCGCGTGGATGCCAATGGGGCCTGGGCTGTCGACGAGGCCGTCACGGCGCTGCGTGAGCTGGGGCGGCTGGGGCTGGAGTACGCCGAACAGCCCGTCTCCACGGTCGAGGAACTCGCCACGCTGCGCCGTGAACTGCTCCGCCGCGGGGTCGGCGTACCCATCGCCGCCGACGAATCCATCCGTCGCTCCGGCGATCCGGAGCGGGTGAAGGAACTCGAGGCGGCCGATGTGGCGGTGTTGAAGGTGCAGCCGCTGGGGGGAGTTCGGCGGTGTCTCGAACTGGCCGAGCTGCTCGGGCTGCCGGTCGTGGTGTCGTCGGCGCTGGAGACCTCGGTGGGTCTTGCGGCCGGGGTGGCGCTGGCGGCGGCGCTGCCGGAGCTGCCCTATGCGTGCGGGCTGAACACCCGGGCGCTCCTGACCGATGACGTGACGGCGGACTCGCTCCTGGCGGTGGACGGGATGCTGCCGGTGCGGCCCATCACGCCGGACGCGGATGCCCTGGCGCGATGTGCCGCGTCCGAGGAGGATGCGGCGATGTGGGCGGAACGGCTGGCGGGAGCGGCGTCATGA
- the menD gene encoding 2-succinyl-5-enolpyruvyl-6-hydroxy-3-cyclohexene-1-carboxylic-acid synthase, with product MTATHCARTVVSALLQLGVRHVVLCPGSRSAPLAFAWEQAARDGRVELHVRIDERAAGFLALGLAKASGRVVPIVTTSGTAVGNLLPAVMEAAHSGVPIMVLSADRPATMLHTGANQTTDQARLFERFTRGVAEISGGEGTPQAWAFQVSRLVATALGVRTRDPGPVQLNIAFAEPLVPTDGDWPEVTPTRVTPPVATPNVVRVPSRGTVALVGDCAPAVGDRAAGLAMWSEVPILSEPSGNARFGPAIRTYRLLLDTELAGKITRVLLFGHPTLSRPVSRLLARDDVEVIAVTGGARWVDPGVNVARVIDAVEIVPDGTGWDMEWIMAGLELGDRIDAELGDELSGLTVAAAVWQSLTSDDTLVIGSSNPIRDLDLAPVAETAPRAYANRGLAGIDGTLATAQGIALIHGPTTVLLGDLTFLHDVGSLLIGPLERAPDLRVVVVNDDGGSIFHLLEQGADEYAASFERIFGTPTRVRIGPLAEAYGWRHREVTDLATLRTLLAEPVSGREIVEIRVSRDDRRAQAARLIALGSSLT from the coding sequence ATGACAGCGACTCACTGCGCGCGGACGGTGGTGTCAGCGTTGCTGCAACTCGGGGTCAGGCACGTGGTGCTGTGTCCGGGATCGCGGTCCGCGCCCCTGGCGTTCGCCTGGGAACAGGCCGCGCGGGACGGCAGGGTCGAGCTCCACGTCCGCATCGACGAGCGGGCCGCCGGGTTCCTGGCGCTGGGGCTGGCCAAGGCCTCGGGGCGCGTCGTGCCGATCGTCACCACCTCCGGCACGGCCGTCGGCAATCTCCTGCCGGCGGTGATGGAGGCGGCCCACAGCGGCGTACCCATCATGGTGTTGTCCGCCGATCGGCCCGCGACGATGCTCCACACCGGGGCCAACCAGACCACCGACCAGGCCCGCCTGTTCGAGCGGTTCACGCGGGGGGTGGCGGAGATCTCGGGCGGGGAGGGTACGCCGCAGGCCTGGGCCTTCCAGGTCTCGAGGCTCGTGGCGACGGCGCTGGGCGTACGCACGCGGGATCCGGGCCCCGTGCAGCTCAATATCGCGTTCGCCGAACCGCTGGTCCCGACCGACGGCGACTGGCCCGAGGTCACGCCGACGCGGGTCACCCCACCAGTGGCGACGCCGAACGTGGTCCGCGTTCCCTCCCGCGGGACGGTCGCGCTCGTGGGCGACTGCGCGCCGGCGGTCGGTGATCGGGCCGCCGGGCTCGCGATGTGGTCGGAGGTGCCGATCCTGAGCGAGCCCTCCGGAAATGCCCGGTTCGGCCCGGCGATCCGGACCTATCGGCTGCTGCTCGACACCGAGCTCGCAGGGAAGATCACGCGCGTGCTGCTCTTCGGGCATCCCACGCTGTCCCGTCCGGTCAGCCGACTGCTGGCCCGCGACGATGTCGAGGTCATCGCCGTCACCGGCGGTGCGCGCTGGGTCGACCCCGGGGTCAACGTCGCGCGCGTCATCGATGCGGTCGAAATCGTCCCCGACGGCACCGGCTGGGACATGGAATGGATCATGGCGGGCCTCGAGCTCGGCGACCGCATCGACGCCGAGCTCGGTGACGAACTCTCGGGGCTGACGGTCGCGGCGGCGGTCTGGCAGTCCCTGACCTCCGACGACACCCTCGTGATCGGGTCGTCCAATCCCATCCGCGACCTCGACCTGGCGCCGGTGGCGGAGACCGCACCCCGGGCGTACGCCAATCGCGGCCTCGCCGGCATCGACGGAACCCTCGCCACCGCGCAGGGAATCGCGTTGATCCACGGCCCGACGACCGTTCTGCTCGGCGACCTGACGTTCCTGCACGACGTGGGCTCGCTCCTGATCGGCCCGCTGGAACGTGCGCCGGATCTGCGGGTCGTGGTGGTCAACGACGACGGTGGCTCGATCTTCCACCTGCTGGAGCAGGGGGCGGACGAGTACGCGGCGTCGTTCGAGCGCATCTTCGGCACTCCCACCCGCGTGCGCATCGGCCCGCTGGCGGAGGCCTACGGCTGGCGCCATCGCGAGGTGACCGACCTGGCGACCCTGCGTACCCTCCTCGCCGAACCCGTCAGCGGACGCGAGATCGTCGAAATCCGGGTGTCCCGGGACGATCGGCGGGCGCAGGCCGCCCGATTGATCGCTCTGGGGTCGAGCCTGACATAG
- a CDS encoding AMP-binding protein has protein sequence MLLLPGTDPGLERALAAALDGGRPVAPLPPDPSAALAMLQPDEPVVEDDAALIVATSGSTGTPKGVVLSRRAVVSGSRATHDRLGGPGNWTLAVPPHYVAGVMVIARTLVAGTRLQHASSDLSDLPEVTGRNYISLVPTQLVRGLADPRITKRLAAYDAILLGGAAAAPELLARAEERGVHVVTSYGSSETSGGCIYDGVPLDGVTVDLVPAPDRPGTTRVAITGDVVFSGYRLRPDLTHEVLDGRTLLTRDRADWVDRRLRILGRLDDVVISGGINVDLAAVERALHDVDPQGVALGVPDPEWGARIVVAITTDHSLADVRAALTTLESPARPRGLLRRDPLPLTPTGKIDRQQLLEWWAAGPGECPAWKESM, from the coding sequence GTGCTGCTGCTCCCCGGAACCGATCCCGGCCTCGAACGCGCCCTCGCAGCCGCCCTGGACGGTGGCCGGCCGGTGGCTCCGCTGCCGCCCGATCCGTCGGCAGCACTGGCGATGCTGCAGCCCGACGAGCCTGTGGTGGAGGACGATGCGGCCCTGATCGTGGCGACCTCCGGCTCGACGGGTACGCCCAAGGGCGTCGTCCTGTCGCGGCGCGCTGTCGTGTCCGGGTCCCGGGCCACCCACGACCGCCTCGGCGGGCCGGGGAACTGGACGCTGGCCGTGCCACCGCACTATGTCGCCGGGGTCATGGTCATCGCCCGGACCCTCGTCGCCGGCACCCGCCTGCAGCACGCATCGAGTGACCTGTCGGACCTACCTGAGGTGACGGGGCGGAACTACATCTCCCTGGTGCCCACGCAGCTCGTCCGCGGGCTCGCCGATCCGAGGATCACGAAGCGGCTGGCGGCCTATGACGCGATTCTGCTGGGGGGCGCGGCGGCGGCGCCGGAGTTGCTGGCCCGGGCCGAAGAGCGTGGCGTCCACGTCGTCACCAGCTACGGCAGCTCCGAGACCTCCGGGGGCTGTATTTATGACGGGGTGCCGCTCGACGGGGTAACCGTGGATCTCGTGCCGGCCCCCGATCGGCCCGGCACCACCCGGGTCGCAATCACCGGCGACGTCGTGTTCTCGGGCTATCGACTGCGGCCCGACCTCACGCACGAGGTCCTCGACGGCCGGACGCTGCTGACCCGCGACCGGGCGGACTGGGTTGACCGACGACTCCGCATCCTCGGCCGTCTCGACGATGTGGTGATCTCGGGCGGGATCAATGTGGACCTGGCCGCGGTGGAGCGGGCGTTGCACGACGTGGATCCGCAGGGCGTCGCGCTGGGCGTACCCGATCCGGAATGGGGCGCTCGCATCGTCGTCGCGATCACGACCGATCACTCGCTCGCGGACGTCCGGGCCGCCCTCACCACTCTCGAATCACCCGCTCGACCGCGCGGCCTGCTGAGACGGGACCCCCTTCCCCTCACTCCGACGGGCAAGATCGACCGTCAGCAGTTGCTGGAATGGTGGGCCGCCGGCCCCGGGGAATGCCCGGCGTGGAAGGAATCAATGTGA
- a CDS encoding PPOX class F420-dependent oxidoreductase, with protein sequence MAYHRMSDAEVHAFLTSEPARPGVLGTTRKDGRPHLAPVWFVVDEDGSILFNTGAGTVKGRTLKKTGYAALTVQDDRAPFSFVTVQGPVEIIEDLEEVRRWAAVIGGRYMGADRAEEYGARNGVPGEWLIRMTVAHTVSAADVAD encoded by the coding sequence ATGGCATACCACCGCATGAGCGACGCAGAAGTGCACGCATTCCTGACGTCCGAGCCGGCCCGGCCGGGCGTACTCGGGACGACCCGCAAGGACGGCCGACCGCACCTGGCTCCGGTCTGGTTCGTGGTCGACGAAGACGGATCAATTCTCTTCAACACCGGGGCGGGCACGGTGAAAGGGCGGACGCTCAAGAAAACGGGCTATGCGGCACTGACGGTCCAGGATGATCGCGCGCCGTTCTCGTTCGTCACCGTGCAGGGTCCGGTGGAGATCATCGAGGATCTCGAAGAGGTACGCCGCTGGGCGGCGGTCATCGGTGGTCGCTACATGGGTGCGGATCGGGCGGAGGAGTATGGCGCGCGCAACGGCGTACCGGGCGAATGGTTGATCAGGATGACCGTGGCCCACACCGTCAGCGCGGCCGATGTGGCCGATTAG
- a CDS encoding glycine betaine ABC transporter substrate-binding protein, whose product MSLDKVVLGRIDESFHQVAAAVVEEVLLRLGHEVEVVEGAHPNMYPLLGSGEHDLFADAWLPGGHEVYWEMVKDDVVEVAPLYDDAIFFWAVPGYVDEDVRSLADLARPEVAEKFTTRIVQGTKGSAGLSMRSDKLVVDYGLDALGWDHVHGDIDAVINNVNDRMKAGDWFATPMWQPMFINEVHDLRPLDDPLGIFPPPDRASLLAHKDAWAKLPERTREVLGRIRYTVADVNVMDCSMQLDGLDALAAARKWMDSHAAEVDAWFA is encoded by the coding sequence ATGTCGCTGGACAAGGTTGTTCTGGGCCGGATCGACGAGTCGTTCCATCAGGTCGCCGCGGCGGTCGTCGAGGAGGTGTTGCTCCGGCTCGGCCACGAGGTCGAGGTCGTCGAGGGCGCCCACCCGAACATGTATCCACTCCTCGGCTCCGGGGAGCACGACCTCTTCGCCGACGCCTGGCTGCCGGGTGGCCACGAGGTGTATTGGGAGATGGTCAAGGACGACGTCGTCGAGGTGGCGCCGCTCTATGACGATGCGATCTTCTTCTGGGCCGTGCCGGGTTACGTCGACGAGGACGTCCGATCGCTGGCCGATCTCGCCCGGCCCGAGGTTGCCGAGAAGTTCACCACCCGCATCGTCCAGGGAACCAAGGGCAGCGCGGGACTGAGCATGCGCTCCGACAAGCTGGTCGTCGACTACGGGCTGGATGCGCTCGGCTGGGACCACGTCCACGGCGACATCGATGCGGTCATCAACAATGTCAACGACCGAATGAAGGCCGGAGACTGGTTCGCGACCCCGATGTGGCAGCCGATGTTCATCAACGAGGTGCACGACCTGCGACCGCTCGACGACCCGTTGGGGATCTTCCCGCCCCCGGATCGGGCGTCGCTCCTGGCCCACAAGGACGCGTGGGCGAAGCTGCCGGAGCGTACGCGGGAGGTGCTCGGGCGCATCCGTTACACCGTCGCCGATGTGAACGTCATGGACTGCTCGATGCAGCTCGACGGTCTCGACGCCCTCGCGGCGGCGCGGAAGTGGATGGACTCCCACGCCGCCGAGGTCGACGCCTGGTTCGCCTGA
- a CDS encoding toxin-antitoxin system antitoxin subunit, which translates to MATLTIRRLNERTHARLRTRAARHGRSVEAEVRAILENAVGLPEENLLMALHREFSDAGGVDLELPERSGRARAAEFE; encoded by the coding sequence ATGGCAACTCTCACCATTCGACGACTGAATGAGCGTACGCATGCCCGGCTGAGGACCCGAGCCGCGCGTCATGGGCGATCGGTCGAGGCCGAGGTGCGCGCCATCCTGGAGAACGCCGTGGGCCTACCCGAGGAGAACCTGTTGATGGCCCTCCATCGAGAGTTCAGCGACGCCGGGGGTGTCGACCTTGAACTTCCGGAGCGTTCGGGGCGCGCGCGAGCCGCAGAATTCGAATGA
- a CDS encoding SPFH domain-containing protein yields the protein MLGFVPPLVLGIVGIIAVLLLVGLLIINRYKVAGPNEAYIVTGRKGKEVRNPETGEISTDLSGQKVVMGGGVFVMPFVQRLHVLDLSSRRIMVQIRGAVSGQGVKLNLDGVAIVKVGGNEDSIRAAAQRFLTQQDEIETFTQETLAGSLRSIVGALSVEQIIRDRAAFAQSVADESESSLTGQGLVLDTFQIQDITDDGTYLSDLGRPESAKVGRLAAIAEANARQEAEQARIAAEQQIAIAERELSLKNAEIKAETDAAQATAAAAGPLAQADRDQAILAEQEKVAVRQAALKERQLDTEVRKPADAERYRVETEAEARRTSAIRQADANRAASIAKAEADAETARLTGEGDKSRRSALAEAEAIEGARRGEAEKARRIAEAEATRAEGEAEAAAILAKGEAEAEAMNKRAEAFARYNEAAVLQMLVEVLPQVAEKVAAPMAGIDKLTVVSTDGAGAVPKQVTNNVVQTMELIKNTTGVDLTKLVAKYSEEATDSIGQGSNGHNTAG from the coding sequence ATGCTCGGATTCGTTCCGCCCCTCGTCCTCGGGATAGTCGGCATCATCGCCGTCCTCCTGCTGGTCGGCCTGTTGATCATCAATCGCTACAAAGTTGCCGGACCCAACGAGGCCTATATCGTCACCGGCCGCAAGGGCAAGGAAGTCCGCAACCCTGAGACCGGTGAGATCTCGACCGACCTGTCCGGCCAGAAGGTCGTCATGGGTGGCGGCGTGTTCGTGATGCCGTTCGTGCAGCGCCTTCATGTGCTCGACCTGTCCTCGCGCCGCATCATGGTCCAGATCCGCGGCGCGGTGTCGGGCCAGGGCGTCAAGCTCAACCTCGACGGCGTGGCGATCGTCAAGGTCGGCGGCAACGAGGACTCGATCCGCGCCGCGGCCCAGCGCTTCCTCACCCAGCAGGACGAGATCGAAACCTTCACCCAGGAGACCCTCGCAGGTTCGCTCCGGTCGATCGTCGGCGCGCTGTCGGTCGAGCAAATCATCCGCGACCGTGCCGCGTTCGCGCAGAGTGTCGCCGATGAGTCGGAGTCGTCGCTGACCGGCCAGGGCCTGGTCCTCGACACCTTCCAGATCCAGGACATCACCGACGACGGCACCTATCTGTCCGACCTCGGCCGCCCCGAATCCGCCAAGGTCGGTCGCCTCGCTGCGATCGCCGAGGCGAATGCTCGCCAGGAGGCCGAGCAGGCCCGCATCGCTGCCGAGCAGCAGATCGCCATCGCCGAGCGCGAGCTCTCGCTGAAGAACGCCGAGATCAAGGCCGAGACCGATGCCGCCCAGGCGACGGCCGCTGCCGCCGGTCCGCTGGCCCAGGCGGATCGTGACCAGGCGATCCTGGCGGAGCAGGAGAAGGTGGCCGTACGCCAGGCCGCGCTCAAGGAACGCCAGCTCGACACCGAGGTCCGCAAACCTGCCGATGCCGAGCGCTATCGCGTCGAAACCGAAGCGGAAGCGCGGCGTACCTCGGCGATCCGCCAGGCCGATGCCAACCGGGCGGCCTCCATCGCCAAGGCCGAGGCCGACGCCGAGACCGCGCGCCTGACCGGTGAGGGTGACAAGTCCCGCCGTTCCGCGCTCGCCGAGGCCGAGGCCATCGAGGGCGCCCGCCGTGGTGAGGCCGAGAAGGCCCGGCGTATCGCCGAAGCCGAAGCCACCCGCGCCGAGGGTGAGGCCGAGGCCGCCGCAATCCTGGCCAAGGGTGAGGCGGAGGCCGAGGCGATGAACAAGCGCGCCGAGGCGTTCGCGCGATACAACGAAGCGGCCGTGCTCCAGATGCTCGTCGAGGTCCTCCCGCAGGTCGCCGAGAAGGTCGCCGCGCCCATGGCCGGCATCGACAAGCTCACGGTCGTCTCCACCGATGGTGCCGGCGCGGTGCCCAAGCAGGTCACCAACAACGTGGTCCAGACCATGGAGCTCATCAAGAACACCACGGGCGTCGACCTGACCAAGCTGGTGGCGAAGTATTCCGAGGAGGCCACCGACTCCATCGGCCAGGGCTCGAACGGTCACAACACCGCAGGCTGA
- a CDS encoding universal stress protein: MSKIVVGDDSSVQSMAAVREALVLGRAMQLPVVVVHAFSMKEAFDHEHATGAIDPIDQIEARFTERMTGHLEALRGEFADVQVTLRAEQGNPATVLLEEGEDARFIVVGSRGLGGLSRLLGSVSEKVVGHAKTTVVVVRDPGA, from the coding sequence GTGAGCAAGATCGTGGTCGGTGACGACTCATCGGTGCAGTCGATGGCGGCAGTGCGGGAGGCATTGGTGCTCGGCCGGGCGATGCAGTTGCCCGTGGTCGTGGTGCACGCCTTCTCGATGAAAGAGGCGTTCGACCATGAGCATGCGACCGGTGCCATCGACCCCATCGACCAGATCGAAGCCCGCTTCACCGAGCGGATGACGGGTCACCTGGAGGCCCTGAGGGGAGAGTTCGCCGACGTGCAGGTCACCCTTCGCGCGGAACAGGGCAACCCCGCCACCGTGCTGCTCGAGGAGGGCGAGGACGCGCGCTTCATCGTCGTCGGCTCGCGCGGACTGGGCGGCCTGTCGCGCCTGCTCGGCTCGGTGAGTGAGAAGGTCGTCGGCCACGCGAAGACGACGGTCGTGGTCGTGCGGGATCCCGGTGCCTGA
- a CDS encoding type II toxin-antitoxin system VapC family toxin has protein sequence MIIADSNILSELMRRQPDPMVVAWAAGVGPGDLAITAITVQEIQYGLGRLPAGKRRAELTARWEAVLEPFADFVAAYGADAAVATARILVESDARGRPMELADAQIAGICATLDASLATRNVEDFTHVPRLTLINPFDQDEKN, from the coding sequence ATGATCATCGCGGACTCGAACATCCTGTCCGAGCTGATGCGTCGACAGCCCGACCCCATGGTCGTCGCCTGGGCAGCCGGCGTGGGGCCGGGTGACCTGGCGATCACGGCCATCACGGTGCAGGAAATCCAATACGGCCTGGGCCGGCTCCCGGCCGGGAAGAGACGCGCAGAGCTGACGGCGCGGTGGGAGGCCGTTCTTGAGCCCTTCGCCGATTTCGTTGCGGCCTATGGCGCCGACGCGGCGGTCGCCACTGCCCGGATTCTGGTCGAATCCGACGCCCGGGGGCGACCCATGGAACTGGCCGATGCCCAAATTGCGGGGATCTGCGCCACCCTCGACGCCAGCCTGGCAACGCGCAACGTCGAGGACTTCACCCACGTTCCCCGGCTGACTTTGATCAACCCTTTCGATCAAGACGAGAAGAATTGA